The Hyphomicrobiales bacterium genome has a window encoding:
- a CDS encoding LysR family transcriptional regulator, translated as MNQSATPLAWDDFRLIKAIAEKRALPAAAAALGVNHSTVFRRLGQIEEALGVKLFERHRSGYVATPAGEEMAQLAIRVDDDITAFARKLAGQEIKPAGELRVATNDSLLVDLLTPLFARFLGQCPDIRLDMLIGNQAANLSKRDADVAIRATDNPPETLIGRKPARIAWALYGRAADFPDAGLPSVESLWERSWISLGEQFTMLSAVRYLARHVAPERVVYKLNTVLGLAEAVEAGIGIGFLPCFIGDTRPALTRLAPPDPDLSADLWLLTHPDLRHTPRVRLFLDFLAVEVAKLRPLIEGDLPIGRNPPPDVIAAEQSA; from the coding sequence ATGAATCAGTCCGCGACACCCTTGGCCTGGGATGATTTTCGTCTGATCAAGGCTATCGCCGAGAAACGAGCGCTGCCGGCTGCCGCCGCGGCGCTCGGCGTCAATCACTCCACCGTCTTCCGGCGCCTCGGCCAGATCGAGGAGGCTCTCGGCGTCAAGCTCTTCGAGCGCCATCGCAGCGGCTATGTCGCGACGCCGGCCGGTGAGGAGATGGCGCAACTCGCCATCCGCGTCGACGACGACATCACCGCCTTTGCCCGCAAGCTGGCGGGCCAGGAGATCAAGCCCGCCGGCGAGCTGCGCGTCGCGACCAACGATTCCCTGCTGGTCGATCTGCTGACGCCGCTCTTCGCACGATTTCTGGGGCAATGCCCGGACATCCGCCTCGACATGCTGATCGGCAACCAGGCGGCCAACCTGTCGAAGCGCGATGCCGATGTCGCGATCCGGGCCACCGACAATCCGCCGGAAACGCTGATCGGCCGCAAGCCCGCTCGCATCGCCTGGGCGCTCTACGGGCGAGCTGCCGACTTCCCCGACGCCGGTTTGCCGAGCGTGGAAAGCCTGTGGGAACGCAGCTGGATATCGCTCGGCGAGCAATTCACCATGCTGAGTGCCGTCCGTTACCTTGCCCGCCATGTCGCGCCGGAGCGCGTCGTCTACAAGCTCAATACCGTGCTGGGATTGGCGGAGGCTGTCGAAGCCGGCATCGGGATCGGCTTCCTGCCCTGCTTCATCGGCGATACCCGCCCGGCCCTGACGCGTCTGGCGCCGCCGGATCCGGATCTTTCGGCGGATTTGTGGCTGCTGACCCATCCGGATCTGCGGCATACGCCCCGGGTGCGGCTGTTCCTCGATTTCCTGGCGGTCGAGGTGGCGAAGCTCCGGCCGCTGATCGAGGGCGACCTGCCGATCGGACGCAACCCGCCGCCGGATGTGATTGCGGCGGAACAGAGCGCCTGA
- the hppA gene encoding K(+)-insensitive pyrophosphate-energized proton pump yields MSALLLIIILSALSIAYGIWAYGDVMKRDAGNQRMQEISGAVAEGAQAYLKRQYLTISMVGVVLFVALAWLLGKWVAIGFLIGAVLSGAAGFIGMNVSVRANVRTAQAAMQSLGEGLDVAFKAGAVTGLLVAGLALLGVAVYYGILTSYLGFEASSRTVIDSLVALGFGASLISIFARLGGGIFTKGADVGADLVGKVEAGIPEDDPRNPATIADNVGDNVGDCAGMAADLFETYAVTLVATMVLAAIFFAGQPVLGTMMLYPMAIGAACIVTSIIGTFFVKLGANQSIMGALYKGFIAAGVLSIGAIAAVNYAMFGGFSAAFKTVQGVSFTSGGLFACALVGLAVTLLIVIITEYYTGTGKRPVVSIAQASVTGHGTNVIQGLAVSLESTALPTIVIIAGIIASYSLAGLFGIAIATTAMLALAGVVVALDAFGPVTDNAGGIAEMAGLPKEVRHSTDALDAVGNTTKAVTKGYAIGSAGLGALVLFAAYTSDLNFFISEANKAGSTAFQYFKGVTVDFSLSNPYVVVGLLLGGLIPFLFGGMGMTAVGRAAGSVVEEVRRQFKEKPGIMEGKDRPDYGRAVDMLTRAAIKEMVVPSLLPVLAPIVTYFVIYWIAGKNNAFAAVGAMLMGVIVTGIFVAISMTSGGGAWDNAKKSFEDGFVDKDGVRHLKGSDAHKASVTGDTVGDPYKDTAGPAVNPAIKITNIIALLLLAILAHS; encoded by the coding sequence TTCTCATCATCATATTGAGTGCGCTGTCGATCGCTTACGGCATCTGGGCCTATGGCGACGTGATGAAACGCGATGCCGGCAACCAGCGCATGCAGGAGATTTCCGGCGCGGTGGCCGAAGGCGCACAGGCCTATCTCAAGCGCCAATATCTTACGATTTCCATGGTCGGCGTCGTGCTCTTCGTGGCGCTCGCCTGGCTTCTCGGCAAATGGGTGGCGATCGGCTTCCTGATCGGCGCGGTGCTCTCGGGTGCCGCCGGCTTCATCGGCATGAATGTTTCGGTGCGCGCCAACGTCCGCACGGCCCAGGCCGCGATGCAGTCGCTGGGCGAGGGGCTCGACGTCGCCTTCAAGGCGGGCGCGGTCACCGGCCTGCTGGTCGCCGGCCTCGCTCTGCTCGGCGTCGCCGTCTATTACGGCATCCTGACCTCCTATCTCGGCTTCGAGGCTTCCAGCCGTACGGTGATCGATTCGCTGGTGGCGCTCGGCTTCGGCGCCTCGCTGATCTCGATCTTCGCCCGTCTCGGCGGCGGCATCTTCACCAAGGGCGCGGACGTCGGCGCCGACCTCGTCGGCAAGGTCGAGGCCGGCATTCCCGAGGACGATCCGCGCAACCCGGCGACCATCGCCGACAACGTCGGCGACAACGTCGGCGACTGCGCCGGCATGGCCGCCGACCTGTTCGAGACCTATGCGGTGACGCTGGTCGCGACCATGGTGCTCGCCGCGATCTTCTTCGCCGGCCAGCCGGTGCTCGGCACGATGATGCTCTACCCGATGGCGATCGGCGCGGCCTGCATCGTCACCTCGATCATCGGCACCTTCTTCGTGAAGCTCGGCGCCAACCAGTCGATCATGGGGGCGCTCTACAAGGGCTTCATCGCGGCCGGTGTGCTCTCGATCGGCGCGATCGCGGCCGTGAACTACGCCATGTTCGGGGGCTTCTCGGCCGCCTTCAAGACGGTTCAGGGCGTCAGCTTCACCTCGGGCGGGCTCTTCGCCTGCGCGCTGGTCGGCCTCGCGGTGACGCTGCTCATCGTCATCATCACCGAATATTACACCGGCACCGGCAAGCGCCCGGTGGTCTCGATCGCCCAGGCTTCGGTCACCGGCCACGGCACCAACGTCATCCAGGGCCTCGCGGTCTCGCTGGAGTCGACGGCGCTGCCGACCATCGTCATCATCGCCGGCATCATCGCCTCCTACAGCCTCGCCGGTCTGTTCGGCATCGCCATCGCCACCACCGCCATGCTCGCGCTGGCCGGCGTGGTCGTGGCGCTCGACGCCTTCGGGCCGGTGACGGACAATGCCGGCGGCATCGCTGAGATGGCGGGCCTGCCCAAGGAAGTCCGCCACTCCACCGACGCGCTCGACGCGGTCGGCAACACCACCAAGGCGGTCACCAAGGGCTATGCGATCGGCTCTGCCGGCCTCGGCGCGCTGGTGCTCTTCGCGGCCTATACCTCGGACCTCAACTTCTTCATCTCCGAGGCCAATAAGGCCGGCTCGACGGCCTTCCAGTACTTCAAGGGCGTCACGGTCGATTTCTCGCTCTCCAACCCCTACGTCGTCGTCGGCCTGCTGCTTGGCGGCCTCATCCCCTTCCTCTTCGGTGGCATGGGCATGACGGCGGTCGGGCGCGCGGCCGGCTCCGTCGTCGAGGAGGTCCGCCGGCAGTTCAAGGAGAAGCCGGGCATCATGGAAGGCAAGGATCGACCGGATTACGGCCGTGCCGTCGACATGCTGACGCGGGCCGCGATCAAGGAAATGGTCGTGCCTTCGCTCCTGCCGGTGCTGGCGCCGATCGTGACCTATTTCGTGATCTACTGGATCGCGGGCAAGAACAACGCCTTCGCCGCCGTCGGCGCCATGCTGATGGGCGTCATCGTCACCGGCATCTTCGTCGCGATCTCGATGACCTCGGGCGGCGGCGCCTGGGACAATGCCAAGAAGAGTTTCGAGGACGGCTTCGTCGACAAGGACGGCGTGCGTCACCTCAAGGGCTCCGATGCCCACAAGGCTTCGGTGACCGGCGACACCGTCGGCGACCCCTACAAGGACACGGCGGGGCCCGCCGTGAACCCGGCGATCAAGATCACCAACATCATCGCCCTGCTGCTGCTGGCGATCCTGGCGCACTCCTGA
- a CDS encoding Permease of the drug/metabolite transporter (DMT) superfamily, with protein MSTQALDDPAAAPNRATEIALLLGLATLWGGSYTFIKIGVETIPPLTLIAARTLIAGLILLAVIRWRGLRLPREAETWRRFLTQACLNSVVPFTLIAWAERSIDAGLASILNGTTPVFVFLISLALMPGKRPDWRKGLGVTAGMAGISLIVGVDAFTGLGHTVLPQLAIVAATVAYACAALFGRHFTGMDPLLPAAGSMLAGTALLIPAALVVDRPWTLDPSAESLLALLALSIFSTALAFAIYFRLIRTLGSVGTTAVSYLRVPIGVAIGLAFLGESLSSTAWAGLGFVVLGVMAMTLPERRSVEAR; from the coding sequence ATGTCCACGCAAGCGCTCGACGATCCGGCCGCCGCCCCGAACCGCGCCACCGAGATCGCCCTCCTGCTCGGCCTCGCCACGCTCTGGGGCGGCTCCTATACCTTCATCAAGATCGGCGTGGAGACGATCCCGCCGCTGACGCTCATCGCCGCACGAACGCTGATCGCCGGCCTGATCCTGCTCGCGGTCATCCGCTGGCGCGGCCTGCGTCTGCCGCGCGAGGCCGAGACCTGGCGCCGCTTCCTGACGCAGGCTTGTCTCAACAGCGTCGTGCCGTTCACCCTGATCGCCTGGGCCGAGCGCAGCATCGATGCCGGCCTCGCCTCGATCCTCAACGGCACCACGCCGGTCTTCGTTTTTCTGATCTCGCTCGCGCTGATGCCCGGCAAGCGCCCGGATTGGCGCAAGGGCCTCGGCGTCACAGCCGGCATGGCCGGGATCAGCCTGATCGTCGGCGTCGATGCCTTTACGGGCCTGGGGCATACCGTGCTGCCGCAACTCGCCATCGTCGCGGCCACCGTCGCCTATGCCTGCGCGGCCCTGTTCGGACGTCACTTCACCGGCATGGACCCGCTGCTGCCGGCTGCCGGCTCGATGCTGGCCGGCACGGCGCTGCTGATCCCGGCCGCGCTCGTCGTCGACCGCCCCTGGACCCTCGATCCCTCGGCCGAGTCTCTGCTCGCCTTGCTGGCGCTCTCGATCTTCTCGACGGCGCTCGCCTTCGCGATCTATTTCCGCTTGATCCGCACGCTCGGCTCGGTCGGGACGACGGCGGTGTCCTATCTGCGGGTGCCGATCGGCGTGGCGATCGGCCTCGCTTTCCTCGGCGAGAGCCTGAGCTCCACGGCCTGGGCCGGCCTCGGCTTCGTCGTTCTCGGCGTCATGGCGATGACACTGCCGGAGCGGCGTTCGGTGGAGGCACGGTGA
- the mhqD gene encoding putative hydrolase MhqD (Evidence 3 : Putative function from multiple computational evidences): MIDTKTDTDFIHVFEQGSDPARKPLLLLHGTGGDERDLLPLGRTVAPGASLLSPRGKVLEGTAPRFFRRLSEGVFDEADLRRRTDELADFILEARQRYGLPAPIALGFSNGANIAAALLLQRPEALAGAALLRAMMPFTDAPRSSLAGKPVLVLSGALDPIVPAANAEGLACQLEDSGAQVEHRVLPAGHGLGQTDLGLLRNWFAQH, translated from the coding sequence ATGATCGATACGAAGACCGATACGGACTTCATCCATGTCTTCGAGCAGGGCAGCGATCCGGCCCGCAAGCCACTGCTGTTGCTGCACGGCACGGGGGGCGACGAGCGCGATCTGCTGCCCCTCGGCCGCACCGTCGCGCCGGGAGCCAGCCTGCTCTCGCCGCGCGGCAAGGTGCTGGAAGGCACCGCGCCGCGCTTCTTCCGCCGCTTGTCCGAGGGCGTCTTCGACGAGGCCGACCTGCGCCGCCGCACCGACGAGCTCGCCGATTTCATCCTTGAGGCGCGGCAGCGCTATGGCCTGCCTGCCCCGATCGCGCTCGGCTTCTCGAACGGCGCCAACATCGCCGCCGCGCTGCTGCTGCAGCGACCGGAGGCCTTGGCCGGCGCGGCCCTGCTGCGGGCGATGATGCCCTTCACGGACGCGCCGCGCAGCAGCCTCGCGGGCAAGCCTGTGCTGGTCCTGTCCGGTGCGCTCGATCCGATCGTGCCCGCGGCCAACGCCGAGGGTCTCGCCTGCCAGCTCGAGGACAGCGGCGCACAGGTGGAGCATCGCGTGCTGCCGGCCGGACACGGCCTCGGCCAGACAGATCTCGGTCTGCTGCGAAACTGGTTCGCCCAACACTGA
- a CDS encoding conserved hypothetical protein (Evidence 4 : Unknown function but conserved in other organisms) encodes MEILVPLIIGLSLIWLIGRGAPWNAKLLTIAVTLAIVILIVALERGGYWPEAWRR; translated from the coding sequence ATGGAGATCCTGGTTCCCCTCATCATCGGCCTGAGCCTGATCTGGTTGATCGGCCGGGGCGCGCCGTGGAATGCGAAGCTGCTGACGATCGCGGTGACGCTCGCGATCGTCATTCTGATCGTCGCACTGGAACGCGGCGGCTATTGGCCGGAGGCCTGGCGACGCTGA
- a CDS encoding ENTH domain-containing protein: MRALSRATDIPLSGQRAILLRALVVVALALAVILPLAG; the protein is encoded by the coding sequence ATGCGTGCTCTGTCGCGTGCGACGGATATTCCACTATCGGGTCAGCGTGCCATTCTGCTGCGCGCGCTCGTCGTGGTTGCCCTGGCCCTGGCGGTCATTCTGCCCTTGGCTGGGTGA
- the ihfA gene encoding Integration host factor subunit alpha, whose translation MAGQTVTRADLCEAVYQKIGLSRTESSKLVEAVLDEICDAVARGENVKLSSFGSFVVRDKGERIGRNPKTGVEVPIEPRRVMVFKPSNVMKARINGQSGEGETE comes from the coding sequence ATGGCGGGGCAAACGGTCACTCGCGCGGATCTGTGCGAGGCTGTCTACCAGAAGATCGGCCTGTCGCGGACGGAATCGTCGAAGCTCGTCGAGGCGGTGCTCGACGAGATCTGCGATGCGGTCGCGCGCGGCGAGAACGTGAAGCTCTCTTCGTTCGGCTCGTTCGTCGTGCGAGACAAAGGCGAGCGAATCGGGCGTAATCCGAAAACGGGCGTTGAAGTGCCGATCGAACCGCGCCGGGTGATGGTCTTCAAGCCCTCGAACGTGATGAAGGCCCGCATCAACGGGCAGAGTGGAGAGGGTGAGACTGAGTGA
- a CDS encoding Class I SAM-dependent methyltransferase — MSTATLASFGVQSASQPAGEAARSIVTFFRDMSPDWHSQWAWDNYEPAILGLARQFGLRRICEIGGGRDPLFTPEQAMAAGLDFTVNDIDAGELALTPAGLRTARFDIAGDLSEPEAVAGSYDMMVSRMVFEHIDGVEQAWRNIHALLAPGGIALAFFPTLWAPVFALNHFLPETASRAIVHALFPARREGGDDPKFPALYDGCRGSPALLAPMLNRAGFTDIHVQRFWGHGYFDRMPGLKQLDHAFNALAARIGWNLVTTYAYVVVRKERA, encoded by the coding sequence ATGTCCACCGCAACTTTAGCCTCGTTTGGCGTGCAGTCGGCCTCGCAGCCGGCGGGGGAGGCTGCCCGTTCCATCGTCACGTTTTTCCGCGACATGTCGCCGGACTGGCATTCGCAATGGGCCTGGGACAATTACGAGCCGGCGATCCTCGGCCTCGCGCGTCAGTTCGGCCTGCGGCGCATCTGCGAGATCGGCGGCGGGCGCGATCCCCTCTTCACGCCGGAGCAGGCGATGGCCGCGGGCCTCGATTTCACGGTCAACGATATCGATGCGGGCGAACTCGCCTTGACTCCGGCGGGCCTGCGCACGGCGCGCTTCGACATCGCGGGTGACCTCTCGGAGCCCGAGGCCGTCGCGGGAAGCTACGATATGATGGTCTCGCGCATGGTCTTCGAGCATATCGATGGCGTCGAGCAGGCCTGGCGCAACATTCATGCGCTGCTGGCGCCGGGAGGCATCGCGCTCGCCTTCTTCCCGACCCTGTGGGCACCCGTCTTCGCGCTCAACCATTTTTTGCCCGAGACTGCCTCGCGTGCCATCGTTCATGCGCTCTTTCCGGCACGGCGCGAAGGAGGTGACGACCCGAAGTTTCCGGCGCTTTATGACGGCTGCCGCGGCAGTCCGGCGCTGCTCGCGCCGATGCTGAACCGTGCCGGCTTCACCGATATCCATGTCCAGCGCTTCTGGGGGCACGGCTATTTCGATCGCATGCCCGGCCTGAAGCAGCTCGATCACGCCTTCAACGCCCTTGCCGCGCGGATCGGCTGGAACCTCGTGACCACCTATGCCTACGTCGTGGTGCGCAAGGAAAGAGCCTAG
- the fabH gene encoding 3-oxoacyl-(acyl carrier protein) synthase 3 — protein MSILRSQVVGCGSYLPARIVTNAELAEKVDTSDEWIVQRTGIRQRHVAGDDEPTSVIGLKAAQAAIADAGIDPSEIDLIIVATATPDHTFPATATQIQAALGINGGAAFDVQAVCSGFVFALATADKFLTTGGASTALVIGAETFSRILDWEDRATCVLFGDGAGALVLKAMPGDGTLADRGILTTHIRSDGRYKDKLYVDGGAGSTKTVGFLRMEGKEVFRHAVTNLAETVRHTFAQTGLSGADIDWFVPHQANRRIIDATADKLGISHDHVVVTVDRHGNTSAASIPLALAEAYTDGRIKPGQLVLIEAMGGGFTWGSALIRW, from the coding sequence TTGTCCATTCTGCGCTCACAAGTCGTCGGTTGCGGCTCCTATCTACCCGCCCGCATCGTCACCAATGCCGAGCTCGCCGAGAAGGTCGACACCAGCGACGAGTGGATCGTCCAGCGGACCGGCATTCGCCAGCGCCACGTCGCCGGCGACGACGAGCCGACATCGGTCATCGGCCTCAAGGCCGCGCAGGCGGCAATCGCCGATGCCGGCATCGACCCGTCCGAGATCGACCTGATCATCGTGGCGACGGCGACGCCGGACCACACCTTTCCGGCGACCGCGACCCAGATCCAGGCCGCTCTCGGCATCAACGGGGGAGCGGCCTTCGACGTCCAGGCCGTCTGCTCGGGCTTCGTCTTCGCGCTGGCGACGGCCGACAAGTTCCTGACGACGGGCGGAGCCAGCACGGCGCTGGTGATCGGTGCCGAAACCTTTTCGCGCATCCTCGACTGGGAGGATCGCGCCACCTGCGTGCTGTTCGGCGACGGCGCCGGCGCCCTGGTTCTCAAGGCGATGCCGGGCGACGGCACGCTCGCCGATCGCGGCATCCTGACGACGCATATCCGCTCGGACGGGCGCTATAAGGACAAACTCTACGTCGATGGCGGCGCGGGCTCGACCAAGACGGTCGGCTTCCTGCGCATGGAGGGCAAGGAGGTCTTCCGCCACGCCGTGACCAATCTCGCCGAGACCGTGCGCCACACCTTCGCGCAGACCGGTCTTTCCGGCGCCGATATCGACTGGTTCGTGCCGCATCAGGCCAATCGCCGGATCATCGACGCAACCGCCGACAAGCTCGGCATCAGCCATGACCACGTCGTCGTCACCGTCGACCGCCACGGCAACACCTCGGCAGCCTCCATCCCGCTGGCCCTGGCGGAAGCCTATACCGACGGCCGGATCAAACCCGGCCAGCTCGTGCTGATCGAAGCGATGGGCGGCGGCTTCACCTGGGGCTCGGCCCTGATCCGCTGGTGA
- a CDS encoding DoxX family protein: protein MIDSRLAPYGALGLRVALGLMFIAHAYLKLVVFTPAGFTGFLGQVGLPGFLAWPIMLAGLIGGIAILVGFYGRYVSLALIPVLLGALAVHAGNGWVFNAPNGGWEYPAFLALTAFAHALIGDGALALKSAPVAWQPKPAIA from the coding sequence ATGATCGACTCTCGTCTTGCTCCTTATGGCGCTCTCGGCCTGCGCGTCGCGCTCGGCCTGATGTTCATCGCCCACGCCTATCTCAAGCTCGTGGTCTTCACCCCTGCCGGCTTCACCGGCTTCCTCGGCCAGGTCGGCCTGCCGGGCTTCCTCGCCTGGCCGATCATGCTGGCGGGACTTATCGGCGGCATCGCGATCCTCGTCGGCTTCTACGGCCGCTATGTCTCGCTGGCGCTGATCCCCGTCCTGCTCGGCGCTCTCGCTGTCCATGCCGGGAACGGCTGGGTCTTCAACGCCCCGAACGGCGGCTGGGAATATCCGGCTTTCCTGGCGCTCACTGCCTTCGCCCATGCCCTGATCGGCGACGGCGCTCTGGCACTGAAGTCCGCCCCCGTCGCCTGGCAGCCGAAGCCCGCCATTGCCTGA
- the mhqO gene encoding putative ring-cleaving dioxygenase MhqO (Evidence 3 : Putative function from multiple computational evidences) — MQTNGLHHVTAISGPARRNLDFYTRVLGLRLVKKTVNFDDPGTYHLYFGDADAAPGSILTFFPWEHAAPGRLGVGETQETVFRVPEGSIGFWTHRFVELGVPHEAPAKRFGESVLSFRDPDGMRLALVGLPGVEREPAWSEGGIAPENAIRGFHSVSLLLADAAPTGAILSDVFGFTEAAREGTLIRYEAKGTAIGGVIDLRVAGGFLPARQGAGSVHHIAFRAGDDAAQEEMVRRLAENHGIRTTEQRDRNYFRSVYFREPGHVLFEIATDVPGFAVDESAAELGQSLKLPAGLEAHRKQIEAVLPELA, encoded by the coding sequence ATGCAGACCAACGGTCTTCACCACGTCACCGCCATTTCCGGCCCGGCGCGTCGCAACCTCGACTTCTACACCCGCGTGCTCGGCCTGCGCCTCGTCAAGAAGACGGTGAATTTCGACGATCCCGGCACCTATCACCTCTATTTCGGCGATGCCGATGCGGCGCCCGGCTCGATCCTGACCTTCTTCCCGTGGGAGCATGCCGCGCCCGGCCGGCTCGGTGTCGGCGAGACGCAGGAGACGGTTTTCCGGGTTCCCGAGGGTTCCATCGGCTTCTGGACCCACCGCTTCGTCGAGCTCGGCGTGCCGCATGAGGCCCCGGCCAAGCGCTTCGGAGAAAGCGTGCTCAGCTTCCGCGATCCGGACGGCATGAGGCTCGCCCTCGTCGGCCTGCCCGGTGTCGAAAGGGAGCCGGCCTGGTCGGAAGGCGGCATCGCGCCGGAGAACGCCATCCGTGGCTTCCACAGCGTCAGCCTGCTACTCGCAGATGCCGCTCCGACGGGCGCGATCCTGAGCGACGTCTTCGGTTTCACCGAGGCCGCCCGCGAAGGCACGCTGATCCGCTACGAGGCCAAGGGCACCGCGATCGGCGGGGTGATCGACCTGCGCGTCGCCGGCGGCTTCCTGCCGGCCCGTCAGGGCGCCGGCTCGGTCCACCACATCGCCTTCCGGGCCGGCGACGACGCCGCGCAGGAGGAGATGGTGCGCCGCCTTGCCGAGAACCACGGCATCCGCACCACGGAGCAGCGCGACCGGAACTACTTCCGCTCGGTCTACTTCCGTGAGCCCGGCCATGTCCTGTTCGAGATCGCGACGGACGTCCCCGGCTTCGCGGTCGACGAGTCGGCGGCCGAGCTCGGCCAGTCGCTGAAGCTGCCTGCGGGGCTCGAAGCCCATCGCAAGCAGATCGAGGCGGTTCTGCCGGAGCTTGCCTGA
- a CDS encoding MerR family transcriptional regulator — protein sequence MSLEFHAGETEAELDTKSPDAFRTISEVAEDLDIPQHVLRFWETRFNQIKPLKRGGGRRYYRPDDVALLKGIRRLLYGEGYTIKGLQRILKEQGPRHVQAIGRGAPIGAASGALAAAADAPSSMQADEAAGWAPRAHTVPEGLDDITVLTAVMKELGECRGILERALQPAPDAS from the coding sequence GTGAGTCTGGAGTTCCACGCCGGCGAAACCGAGGCCGAATTGGACACCAAGAGCCCAGATGCCTTCCGAACCATCAGCGAGGTCGCCGAAGACCTCGACATCCCCCAGCATGTGCTCCGTTTCTGGGAAACCCGCTTCAACCAGATCAAGCCGCTGAAGCGCGGTGGCGGGCGCCGCTACTACCGCCCTGACGACGTCGCGCTGCTCAAGGGCATCCGGCGCCTGCTCTACGGCGAAGGCTATACGATCAAGGGCCTCCAGCGCATCCTCAAGGAGCAGGGGCCGCGCCATGTCCAGGCGATCGGGCGCGGCGCGCCGATCGGCGCCGCCAGCGGGGCTCTCGCCGCCGCTGCGGATGCGCCTTCCAGCATGCAGGCTGACGAAGCGGCGGGCTGGGCGCCGCGCGCTCACACCGTTCCCGAAGGGCTCGACGACATCACGGTGCTGACCGCCGTGATGAAGGAACTCGGCGAGTGCCGGGGCATCCTCGAACGAGCTCTGCAGCCGGCGCCCGACGCTTCCTGA
- the gdx gene encoding guanidinium exporter produces the protein MAWLYLFVAGLFEVGWAIGLKHTHGFTRLVPTLFTVSSMIISLGLLGLALKSLPVGTAYAVWTGIGTIGTALLGIALLGEPGGILRLLCISLIVAGIVGLKLVSP, from the coding sequence ATGGCTTGGCTCTATCTCTTTGTCGCGGGCCTGTTCGAGGTCGGCTGGGCGATCGGCCTGAAACATACGCATGGATTCACCCGGCTCGTGCCGACGCTGTTCACGGTGTCCAGCATGATCATCAGCCTCGGGCTTCTCGGCCTCGCACTCAAATCCCTGCCGGTGGGCACCGCCTATGCGGTCTGGACCGGCATCGGGACGATCGGCACCGCGCTTCTCGGCATCGCCCTGCTCGGCGAGCCGGGCGGCATCCTGCGGCTGCTTTGCATCAGCCTGATCGTCGCCGGCATCGTCGGGCTCAAGCTGGTCTCGCCTTGA